The genomic window TCCGAGTTCCTGCCCCTGCCACCGCATCGTTCCATGGGAACAGAACTTCGACACTATGTCAATGCGGGGGCGTTCTGGGATCGAACGCCGGCGCGCTGGCCGAGGTGCTCCCGCGCCGTGCCGCCGCGGGGGACAATGGACACGTGACGGATCCCGAACCGCCTGCATCCCGCCGCGCGCTGCGCACGGCGGGAGTCGGCGTGCCGTCGACGCGGCGAGGTGCCCGGCGTGCCGCGCGCCGGCGCAGAGCGCTCGTGCTCGGCGGGGCGGGCGCGTTGGTGCTGTGGGGCGGGATCGCCCTGACGTCTGCACTGACCGGCGCGGCCGGCGAAGCGGGCGGCGCCGCCGACGGGCCGCCCGTTCGAAGCGCCGCACCGGCCCCGTGGGCCACGGCTCTTCCGGTGCCGACGATGCTCGGCGCCGAGACGGCCACGCCCTCGGCCGACCCGCAGCCGCAGCCGGCGCCGGCCGACGGCATCTGCGCCGACGCTGCCGTGACGGGCGCCCTCGCATCGGGCGACGACGTCGCGGTGATCGCGGCCGCCGGGGGCGCGGTCGCCTTCCGGGAGGCGGTGGCGCGCGGAGCGGCGCCCTGCATCGACCTCGCCGACCCGGCGCGGATCTGGGTCCTCGTCAACAAGCTCCGCCCCTATGCCGTGCTCGACTATGCGCCGTCGTCCCTGGTGGCTGCCGGTTCCGTCCCCGGTGGCAACCAGGCGATCCTGCGGGCGGATGCCGCGGCGGCGCTGCAGAGCATGGCCGAGGCCGCTCGCGCCGCCGGGGCGGAGTTCGGTGTGCAGAGCGGCTACCGCTCCTTCGGCATGCAGCAGTCGATCTACGACGCGCACGTGGACCAGCGCGGCGTGGCGGCGACCGAGCTCGTCAGTGCCAGGCCCGGCCACAGTGAGCACCAGTCCGGGCTCGCCGCGGACGTCGTGTCGTGCGCCGACGGCTGCGGCGACCTCGACGATCTCGCCGGCACGGCCGCCGATCAGTGGATCCGCGCGCACGCCTGGGAGCACGGCTGGATCATCCGGTATGAGGAGGGGTACACCCACATCACCGGCTACGCCTACGAGCCGTGGCATCTGCGCTACGTGGGTGTCGACCTGGCGCGGGCGTACCACGACGGTGGGTTCCACTCGCTCGAGGAGTTCTTCGAGCTCGGCCCCGCCCCGGACTACGCCGACTAGGTCCGGCGGGCGATGACACACAGAGGGCCGCTTGCGAAGAAGCGGCCCTCTGTGCCGGCCCTCGGGCGGGGCCAGGTCGTCTGTTGGTCAGCGACGGTTGTTGCGGTCGTCGTCGTCGTAGAACTCGCGGCTGCCGGACTTGGCCAGGCCGCGGCTGATCATGTATCCGATGGTGAGCAGGGTGGCGTAGAGCCAGACCTGCTCGGCGCCGAATCCCTGGCCGTCTTCGTTGTTGTCCACGAGGGCAGAGGCGATGAACATGCCGACGAGGATCACGACGTAGGCGATGAACTCGGTCGTCTTGAAGGCGGCCTTCGTCTCGGTGGACAGGCGCGAAGTGCGGTTCTGGGTGGTGGTGCTCATGTAGTTCCTTGCTGTGACGTGAAAGTGGCGCTGTCTGCGCCAAGGAGCCACCCAAACAGAGCTTGCGAATCCCCCAACCCCCCTTGCCATTCGCCCATGCGTGAGCTAAACGCACGAGCGCCTTGGAGAGACCGGGGCGGGCCGGGTGTGGCCCGACCGATGGCGGCTCAGGCGCCGCTGGGGGTCAGCTCCGCCGCGGCCCGCTGCTCCTCCCACGTGGGGTAGTCGGTGTAGCCCTCTTCGCCGCCGCCGTAGCCGCGTCGCAGGTCGGTCTCGTTGATGGGCCAGTCGTGCTGCATCCGCTCGACCAGGTCGGGGTTGGACATGTAGGCGCGACCGAAGACGAACAGATCCGCCTTGCCGGCGTCGAGCGCGTTCTGGGCGAGCTCCTTCGTCAGGTCGCCGGAGGCGATCACCGTGCCGTTGTAGCGCTCCCGGATGAACTCGTAAGGGAAGCGGTGCCAGATCTCGCCGTCGACGATCTCGTCGTTCGGCTGGTTCGCGAGTGTCCGCAGGCTCTCGGGGGTCTGGAACGCGACGTAGGCGAGGTCGAGGTCGTTGAGTCGCTCCAGCAGGATCGAGTACGTCTCTTCGACCTCGTTCTCGGCGATGCCGTTGTACCGGATGTTCGGCGAGATCTTCACGCCGATGCGGTGGCTGGTGCCCCACGCGTCGATCAGGCGGCGAAGCACCTGGATCATGAACTCGGTGCGCTTCTCGGGGGTGCCGCCGAACTCGTCGGTGCGCTGGTTGCTCTCGTCCGAGAGGAACTGGTGAGGCAGGTAGCCGGAGGCGCCGTGCAGTTCGATGCCGTCGAAGCCGGCGGCCTTGGTGCGCACCGCCGCCTTGTAGTAGTCCGCGATGAGCTCCCAGGTCTCCGCCGTGGTCAGTGCGTGCAGGTCCGTCGTCATCTGGGAGTACCCGCTCTGGCGGGTGAAGATCATCGCGTCGGCAGGCACGGCGCTCGGCGCGACCATCTGCAGCCCGCCGTTGTTCACTTCGTGTCCGACGCGGCCGGTGTGCTCGGACTGGAGGAAGATCCGGCCGCCCTTCGCGTGCACTGCATCGGTCACGACGCGCCAGGCGTCCTCCTGCTCCTGCGTCGCGATGCCGGGGATGTCGAAGTATCCCTGCCCGCGTCGCTCCGGCCAGGTGCCCTCCGAGATGATGAGCCCCGCCGAGGCGCGCTGCGCGTAGTGCAGTGCCATCAGAGGGGTGGGAACGCCTTCGGGTGTCGCCTTGGCGCGGGTCATCGGACCCATGACGATTCGGTTGGGGAGCGTGAGGTCCTTGAGCTGGAACTCCTCGAACAGGGAGGACATGATTGCCTTTCGGTTGTGTGGTCAGACCACACGCTAGCAGGCGGGAGACGTCCGCGCACCAGTTCTTCTGGAATCGGACGCGCCCCGCCGCATGGCGGTACTCAGTGCCACTCGCAGCGGGATCCGATCTCACGAACGGCTACGCACAGGGCCCCCGACGGCCTAGACTCGGCTCGGCGGCGCCGCCATCCGAGCGCGCGGCCGCACCGAGACGGTGAGCAGCACGGCGGCCCTGCCGCCCACAAACCGAAGGGGGTTTGCGCATGGAGCGTGACATCTACGACGAGGACCACGAGGCTTTCCGCGAGGTCGTCCGCGAGTTCGTCAAGCGGTACGCGACGAACGAGAAGCGCGAGAAGTGGGATGCCGACGGCGAGATCGA from Microbacterium sp. zg-Y625 includes these protein-coding regions:
- a CDS encoding M15 family metallopeptidase, with the translated sequence MTDPEPPASRRALRTAGVGVPSTRRGARRAARRRRALVLGGAGALVLWGGIALTSALTGAAGEAGGAADGPPVRSAAPAPWATALPVPTMLGAETATPSADPQPQPAPADGICADAAVTGALASGDDVAVIAAAGGAVAFREAVARGAAPCIDLADPARIWVLVNKLRPYAVLDYAPSSLVAAGSVPGGNQAILRADAAAALQSMAEAARAAGAEFGVQSGYRSFGMQQSIYDAHVDQRGVAATELVSARPGHSEHQSGLAADVVSCADGCGDLDDLAGTAADQWIRAHAWEHGWIIRYEEGYTHITGYAYEPWHLRYVGVDLARAYHDGGFHSLEEFFELGPAPDYAD
- a CDS encoding alkene reductase encodes the protein MSSLFEEFQLKDLTLPNRIVMGPMTRAKATPEGVPTPLMALHYAQRASAGLIISEGTWPERRGQGYFDIPGIATQEQEDAWRVVTDAVHAKGGRIFLQSEHTGRVGHEVNNGGLQMVAPSAVPADAMIFTRQSGYSQMTTDLHALTTAETWELIADYYKAAVRTKAAGFDGIELHGASGYLPHQFLSDESNQRTDEFGGTPEKRTEFMIQVLRRLIDAWGTSHRIGVKISPNIRYNGIAENEVEETYSILLERLNDLDLAYVAFQTPESLRTLANQPNDEIVDGEIWHRFPYEFIRERYNGTVIASGDLTKELAQNALDAGKADLFVFGRAYMSNPDLVERMQHDWPINETDLRRGYGGGEEGYTDYPTWEEQRAAAELTPSGA